The genomic DNA GCGGCCCGGCTGATCGCCGCCTTTCCCAATGCGCAGATCACCCTGCTGGATGCGTCCGCGCCGGTGCTGGAGCAGGCCGCGGAGCGCTTCGGCGGCGATGACCGCTTCGTGTACCGGCAGGCAGACTACGTGCGCGAGCCGCTGCCCGGCGCCTTCCACGCCATCGTCTCGGCGCTGTCCATCCATCACCTCGGCGCCTATGACAAGCGCGCGCTGTTTCGCCGCGTGCGCGTGGCGCTGGAAGCCGGCGGTGTGTTCGTGAACGCCGACCAGGTGCTGGGCCCGACGCCCGAGCTCGAACAGCGCTACCAGCAGGACTGGCTCGCCGAAACGCGTGCACTCGGGGTCAGCGATGCCGACCTCATGGCGGCGCTGGAGCGGCAGCAGGCCGACCAGCCCTCGACACTGGTCGAGCAGCTGACCTGGCTGGAGGAGGCGGGGTTCCGCAACGTCGACTGCTGGTACAAGCGCCAGCGCTTCGCGGTCATGGCGGGCGAGCGTTGAGCGCGCTGCTGTACGGCACGCTGCTGCTGGGGCTGGCCGGCTTCGGCATCCTCGGCTGGCGTAAGCACCGGCAGCGGGCGCAGCGCCGATTGCAACCCCTGCCGGCGGCGCAGCGTGCCCTGCTGGCCGCGCGGCTGCCGCATTACGCCCGCCTCGATGCGGCGCAGCGCGAACGTCTGCATGCGCAGGTGCAGCACTTCCTGGCCGAGAAGGACTTCCACGGCTGCAATGGCCTGGCGGTCACCCGGGAGATGCGCGTGCTGATCGCCGGCCTGGCCTGCCTGCTGGTGCTGCGCCCCGGGGCCCGGCCCTTCCCGCGCCTGAAATCCGTGCTCGTCTATCCCGAGGCCTTCTGGGTGCACCACCCGGAGCCGGATGAACTGGGCCTGGTGAACGACGAACCTGTACTCCAGATCGGCGAGTCCTGGTCGGACACGCGCGTGGTACTGTCCTGGGCGGACGTGGAGGCGGCGCTGGCCGGCGACGAGACCAACGTGGTGGCGCACGAATTCGCGCACCAGCTCGACGACGAGGACGCCGCCGAGGGCGCGCCGCCGCTGGCCGATTACCGCCGCTGGTCCCAGGTCATGCGCGCGGCCTTCGACGAACTCTGCGCGCAGGGCTCGCCGGTGCTGGACGATTACGGCGCCGAAGGGCCGGGCGAGTTCTTCGCGGTGGCCACCGAGAGCTATTTCCAGCGCGGTGCCGAACTGCGTGCCCACCATCCCGAACTCTACGCGCTGCTGCGGGATTACTACCAGATCGACACCGCCGCAGGCTGATGCCGACCGCCGCACCAAATGGCAGCGCCATCCCTATGCTGCGTCGCACAAATTCAGTAGATCAATCAAAGGCTTCCTCAATTTCTACTATTGGAGGGCCAAATCCCTCTGAATAAGATGCGCTATAGCCGTGTAAGGCTTATCCGACAACGCTGAATCCGACCCAAATTCCGCAGGCCAGGGAATCGGCCTCGACCAGTGCCGGGTCCGTCCGGCGGAGTGAGAGACCGATGCGCCCCACCCAGCCTTGGCAGACGCCACGTCATTTCCTCGTCGTGCTCGCTGCCCTGGCGGTGACCGCCTGCGGCGGTGACAGCGATGGCGAGGGTAGCCGGGCGCGCCCCGAGCAGCAGGGCGTATTCCTCGACCACCCGGTCGAAGGCTTGCAGTTCGTGACCCCCAGCCGCGCCGGGCTGACCAACCGCCAGGGCGAGTTTCGTTTCCTGCGCGGCGAAACCGTCCGCTTCCGCATCGGTGACATCGAACTCGGCAGCGCCGCCGGCAAAGCGGTGCTCACGCCACTGGACCTGGTCCCGGGCGCCGATGCCAGCCATCGGAAGGTCACCAACCTGCTGCGCCTGCTGCAGACGCTGGATGGCGACTGCGATGCCACGACCGGCATCCAGATCGGTCCCGCTGCCCGCGCGGCGGGAGAAGACCGCAGCCTCGACTTCGACCAGAGCGAGGCCGCCTTCGCCAGCGACCCCGCCGTCATTGCCTTCCTCGACGCCGCCAACACCTGCCAGCCGCTGGTGGATGGCAGCACGGCGCGCGCAGTCTTCCAGCGCACGCTGGACTACATGGCCGCCAATGGCGGCCGCGCCAACCGCCTGCCCACCGCCAACGCCGGTCCGGACCTGATCGTCAACGAGAACAGGCCGGTGACGCTCAGCGGCAGCGGCAGCGACCCGGACGGCAGCATCAGCGCCTATGAGTGGACCCAGACCGCCGGCCCTGCGGTCACGCTGGCCGGCGCCAGCAGCGCCAGCGCGTCCTTCACGGCGCCCGATGTCGGCAGCGACACGGTGCTGGTGTTCCGCCTGCGCGTCACCGACGACGGCGGCGCCGGCGCGCTCGCCGCGGTGGACGAGGTAAGCGTCACCGTGCGCGCAGAGGCCGTCGAGAATCAGGCGCCCACGGCCAATGCCGGTATCGACCAGTCCGTGAACGAGGGCGAAACCGTCACCCTCGACGGCTCGGCCAGCCGCGACCCCGAGGACGGCAGCAACCTGAGCTATGCGTGGACGCAGACCGGCGGCCCGGCGGTGACGCTGAGCGACAGCACGGCCGCGAAGCCGACGTTCACCGCCCCGCAGGTGGCTGCAGCCACCGCGCTGAGTTTCCGGCTGGTGGTACGTGATACGCAGAACCTGGCCTCCGCGCCGGACACGGTGACGGTGACGGTGAACGACATCCCGCCGGGCAACACCCCGCCCGTGGCCGACGCCGGCACCGACCGGAGCGTGGCCGAGGGCGCCGCGGTCGAACTCGACGGCAGCGCCAGCAGCGACCCCGACGGCACGATCGCCAGCTACAGCTGGACGCAGCTGTCCGGCCCGGCCGTGACGCTGTCCGGCGCCGATACCGCCACGCCGGCATTCACCGCACCGCAGGTGGCCGGCGACACCAGCCTCGTCTTCCGCCTGACCGTCACCGACAACGGCGGCGCCAGCGACAGTGACGAGGTGCAGGTCACAGTGGTGGACAACACGCTGCTGTCGGTGGCCGACGTGGCCCAGGACGAAGGCGACAGCGGCACGGCGCCGATGGTCTTTACCGTCCGGCTGAGCGCGGCCCAGCCCGCGCCCGTCACGGTGGACTACGCCACCCAGGCCGTCACCGCCACCGAGGGCCTGGCGGCCGTGTCGCCCGCGGACTACGGGCACGCCAGCGGCACGCTCCGCTTCGAACCGGGCGAGACCGAGAAGACGGTCGGTGTGACTATCGTCGGCGATACCTTCCAAGAGAACGACGAGAGCTTCCGCCTGGCGCTGTCGAACCTCGCCGGCGCCGCGGCCGGCGACATCGCGGCCACCGGCACGATCGTCAACGACGATACGCTCACGCTGCTGCAGGTCGGCGCAGCCAAGCGCAGCGTGACGCCGAGCGATGCGCAGATCGCCGGTCAGCGCGAAAGCTACCTCGGCGGCACGCGCCAGCAGTTCTTCCACCTCGGCGGCTTCGGCTTCGGGCCGTTCAAGTTCCTGCCCAGCTATGGCGGCGTCACGCCGGAGCTGAAGCTCGACCAGATTTCCAACCCGCAGGCCAAGGCGCGCTGCTTCTCGCCGGAGCTCGTGCCCGGCGACATCACGCCGGAAGCCTGCGAGGACGAGACCTGGGTGCGCGTGCTGGTGCTGCAGGAACCCGACGACGGCGAGCGCGTCGCGTTCGTCACGCTGGACGCGGTCGGCGCCGGCAACCTGATCCAGGATGCGGTCAAGGCGGCGGTGCACGAGGCCAGCTGCGCCGAGGGCGCCTGCATCGCGCGGGAGAACGTGCTGTTCGGCCAGACCCACACCCACGCGGGCGCCGACCTGCAGGGCCTGTGGGGCGGCGTGCCGCGCGAGTGGATCGACCAGGCGCTGGTGCAGGGCGCGGCCGCGGCCGTGCGCGAGGCGATCCGCGCCAGCAAGCCGGCCGAGCTGGTCATGGCGCGCGGTTACGACGAGCGCTACAACAACTACCGCCGCCCGCGTTACCGCAAGGACGCGTCGCTGCACGAGGCCGACACCACGATCACCGTGCTGCAAGCCCGCGCCGACGACGGCAGCGGTACGCTCGGCACTCTCCTGCAATACGCCGCGCACCCGACCGCGATCGGCACCGGCGACTACCGGCTGGCCGACGGCAGCGTGGTGCGCGTGCCGCACCCCGACTACCCGCTCGGCGCCGAGAACGACCTCGAAGAAGTGTTCGGCGGCACGGCGCTGTACTACAACGGCCCGATCGCCGACGCCTCGGCCAGCGGCGGGCCGGGTGACCCGAATCCCTATCGCTCGGTCAAGAAGCGCGGCGCGGCGCTGGCCGCCAGCGCGCGCGCGATCCTCGAGGCCAACGCCACGCCGCTCGACCCGGTGCTGGAGACGCGCAGCGTCGAGGTCACGCTCCCCATCACCAACCCGCTATTCCTGGCCATCGGCCTGGGCGGCGTGTTCAACGGCTACTACCAGTTCAGCCAGCTGCCGTTCCAGAGCATCCCGGGCCTGGACCAGATCCCGCCCGAGGTCATCGCCCAGTTCGAGGACGTGCAGAACCAGCTGCCGCAGCCGACGCCAGTCGCGCGCACGCTGCTCAGCCGCGTCAGCATCGGTACGCCCGACGCCAGCGATGCCGGCAAGAACCGCCTGGAGATCGTCACCATCCCGGGCGAGGCCACCAATACCTTCGGGCAGTACATCCGCCGCCTCGCGAACGAGGATCCGGCCACTGTCGCGCGGCCCAAGCGCCACACCATGCTGCTGGGCCTGACTCACAACTCCTTCGGTTACATCATTCCCGAGGAGGAGTTCAGCTATGTGGATCCGTCGGGCGAGGCCGGCTTCGTACTGCCCTTCACAGGCTACGAGGAGTTCGTCTCGCTCGGCCCCCTGACCGCGCCGCTGCTGCGCGTGCAGGGCTACAACCCGCTGTTCGATGCCGCGCCCGAGCAATACCTGCCGCCATGGCTGGCCGACTGCCAGGTGGCGCTGGATTACCGCGCCTGCATTGTCGGCGTGCTCCAGGACCGCCTCGCGCAGGTGCTGGGCGGCCTGGGCGCCGTCACCGGCCCGATCCGCGATGGCTTGGAGGCTGTCGCTGACGGCTGCCGCGAGTTCGGCGGACCAGACGAGATCTGTGGCGCGTTCGACACCGTGGCCGACGTCATCGGCGGCGCGAACCCGCCGGGTGGCGGCGCGGACGGCGACCCGGCGCTGCTGTTCGCCGCGCTCGATGCCCAGACCCGCGGCTGCGACATCCTCGACACCGCCAACTGCCTGTATCCCTTCCCGAACGACTGGTTCACCGTGCCGGCCGCGCCCGGCAGCATCCAGGACCGGCCGCAGGGCACCGGCCGGCGCGTCAACCTCAATGTCCTGGCGATGCCGCGCAACAGCGCCGGCAAGCCGGTGGACCCGAGCGAATGGAACCGCAACGACGGCTTCTCGCCCGGCGCGCTGATCACGACCTTCGTGCCCGGCCTGTCGCTGGAGCAGACCTTCGGCCTGCCCTCGCACCAGATCGGGCTGGCCAACATCGGCCTGTCGCAGGATCCGGACGCTCCGATCCTGGTGCTCGAGGTATCCGAGGACGAGGCGCCCAAGCGGCACCTGGTCTGGAGCGAGCTCGACCAGAACGCCAACCAGCTGACCGTGGCGGCGGTACCGAACGTGGGCACCTTCCCGGTCGAGGGCGTCACCGACGACAAGGGTCATATCCAGCGGCCGCTGAACGACGGCCGCGCCGCGCTCTTGATCCGCCCGGCCAAGAACTTCAGCGAAGGCAAGCGCTATGTGGTGGTGCTGCGCAAGCTCAAGAATGCCGCCGGCCAGCCCATCCCGGCCCAGCCGGGTTTCCAGGCCTGCCTGCGCGGCGACTCCGCACTGCCGCCGGTGCAGCAGCGCTGTGAACAGCTGGAAGACAAAGTGTTCCCGGTGCTGGAGGCGGCGGGCATTCCGCTGGACGAGTCGCTGTACCTGGCCTGGGATTTCACCGTCGCCTCGACCCAGAACCAGATCGGCCGCCTGCGGCACATGCGCGACGACGCCTTCCGCACACTCTCGGCCGACCCGGACGACGAGGACTGCACGCAGCTGACTGCGGCCAACCTCGCCACCTGCGCGGCGCCCAAGATCGAAATCACCGGTGTCATCGAGAATCCACAGAACGGCATCGCCCGCCGCATCGAGGGCACGATCGAGGTGCCCAATTATCTCGCCCCCATCGCGCCCTCGCCGCTGGACGACCCGAACATATCGCGCGCGGTCAACCAGTTCTGTGCCAGCGCGCCGCAGGGCGAGTTCTCCAGCGGCTGCCGCGATCTGCGTGACGCGGTGGACATCGCCCAGGGTCTGGCGCTGCCGAACCGGCTGTTCTACAACCCGGCCGACGGCACGCCGGCGCCGGACGCGAACAATCCGCTCGACCCCACCGGCCTGCGCTATGGCGACGGTCTGCCGGACCGCAACGGCACGCTGACCACGCGCTTCCTGTGCCAGATCCCGGCCCAGGCCACGCCGGACAACCCGGCGCGCGCCAGCCTCTACGGCCACGGCCAGCTCGACCGCGGCGTCGCCATCACCTACGAGGGCACGCCGGACGTCGCGCGCGAGCACAACTACATGTTCTGCGCCGTGGACTGGTTCGGCTTCCGCACCGGCGACGCCGCCAACGTGCTCTCCGCGCTGGTGGACCTGTCCAACTTCCCGGTCATTCCGGATGCCTCGCAGCAGGGCATGCTGAACTTCCTGTTCCTGGCGCGCGCCATGCAGCATCCGCAGGGCTTCGCGTCGCGGCCGGAGTTCCAGGATCCGGACAGCGGCCGGCCGGTGTTCGACCGCCGCGAGATTTTCTACAACGGCAACTCGCAGGGCGGCATCTTCGGCGGCGTGGTGCTGGCGGCCTCCAAGGACGTCAATCGCGGCGTGCTCGGCTCGCTGGGCATGAACTACTCGACGCTGCTGACGCGCAGCAAGAACTTCGACGAGTACGCCGGGCTGCTGTACAACTCGTACACCGACCCGCTCGACCGGCAGCTCTTGTTCTCCCTGATCCAGATGCTGTGGGATCGCTCGGAGAACAACGGCTATGCCGCGCACCTGATCGACAACAGCGCCTTCGGCGGCCCCGCCAACGCGGTCAAGCTCGACCCGCAGTTCGGCGACCCGCAGGTCACCATGTGGAGCGCCGATGTCATGGCGCGCACCATGGGCGTGCCCTTCGACAACCGCCAGACGCTGCGCGTCGAGACGCTGGGCCCGCAGTACCTCGGCGTCAATGGCCGCCGGCATCCGGACGTGGCGCCGTATCTGGGGCTCGAGCCGCTCGACTACGGCGATCCGCAACAGACCGCAGGCAGCGCGCTGATCGTGTGGGACACCAACATGGCCGGCGACTATGCCCACATCCCACCGATCACCAACACGCCGCCACGCACCGGTCCGGACAACCACGACGCCTCGCAGAAGACCCGATTCGGCCGCTGCCACATGGCGCACTTCCTGCGCACCGGCGGCCAGCTGATCGACATCCTGCCGGTGCAGTTCGACGGCGCCGACTGCCCGGCGGTGCCGCCGGCCGCGCCGACCACGCTGCCGGAAGAACCCGGCGCCGAGCGCGTGGTGAAGCTCTGCGCGCCCGACGCCATCCCTGGCATCGGCGGCCAGTGCATCACGGTGGACACGCTCCCGGTGATCGGGCCGGTGCTGGCCGGCCTGCTGCTGCCTGTGGACGGCGTGACCGAGACGCTCGCCGACGGCTGCCGCGCCAACGCCGGCCCGCTGGCGCCGGCCTGCGCCGTGACGGATGGCCTGGCACAGGTCATCCGGCAGGGCGCAGATACGCCGCCGCCCGGCGGCGACGTCGAGCACGCCTCCTGCACGGACCAGGAGAACCTCGGCGGCAACCGCAGCTACCAAGTGACGATCCCCTCGGA from Nevskiales bacterium includes the following:
- a CDS encoding class I SAM-dependent methyltransferase, coding for MPALFDRDARRYDRARLQLVPCLDELYGWVARLLPFEPADDIRILDLGAGTGLLAARLIAAFPNAQITLLDASAPVLEQAAERFGGDDRFVYRQADYVREPLPGAFHAIVSALSIHHLGAYDKRALFRRVRVALEAGGVFVNADQVLGPTPELEQRYQQDWLAETRALGVSDADLMAALERQQADQPSTLVEQLTWLEEAGFRNVDCWYKRQRFAVMAGER
- a CDS encoding M90 family metallopeptidase → MSALLYGTLLLGLAGFGILGWRKHRQRAQRRLQPLPAAQRALLAARLPHYARLDAAQRERLHAQVQHFLAEKDFHGCNGLAVTREMRVLIAGLACLLVLRPGARPFPRLKSVLVYPEAFWVHHPEPDELGLVNDEPVLQIGESWSDTRVVLSWADVEAALAGDETNVVAHEFAHQLDDEDAAEGAPPLADYRRWSQVMRAAFDELCAQGSPVLDDYGAEGPGEFFAVATESYFQRGAELRAHHPELYALLRDYYQIDTAAG
- a CDS encoding PKD domain-containing protein, translated to MRPTQPWQTPRHFLVVLAALAVTACGGDSDGEGSRARPEQQGVFLDHPVEGLQFVTPSRAGLTNRQGEFRFLRGETVRFRIGDIELGSAAGKAVLTPLDLVPGADASHRKVTNLLRLLQTLDGDCDATTGIQIGPAARAAGEDRSLDFDQSEAAFASDPAVIAFLDAANTCQPLVDGSTARAVFQRTLDYMAANGGRANRLPTANAGPDLIVNENRPVTLSGSGSDPDGSISAYEWTQTAGPAVTLAGASSASASFTAPDVGSDTVLVFRLRVTDDGGAGALAAVDEVSVTVRAEAVENQAPTANAGIDQSVNEGETVTLDGSASRDPEDGSNLSYAWTQTGGPAVTLSDSTAAKPTFTAPQVAAATALSFRLVVRDTQNLASAPDTVTVTVNDIPPGNTPPVADAGTDRSVAEGAAVELDGSASSDPDGTIASYSWTQLSGPAVTLSGADTATPAFTAPQVAGDTSLVFRLTVTDNGGASDSDEVQVTVVDNTLLSVADVAQDEGDSGTAPMVFTVRLSAAQPAPVTVDYATQAVTATEGLAAVSPADYGHASGTLRFEPGETEKTVGVTIVGDTFQENDESFRLALSNLAGAAAGDIAATGTIVNDDTLTLLQVGAAKRSVTPSDAQIAGQRESYLGGTRQQFFHLGGFGFGPFKFLPSYGGVTPELKLDQISNPQAKARCFSPELVPGDITPEACEDETWVRVLVLQEPDDGERVAFVTLDAVGAGNLIQDAVKAAVHEASCAEGACIARENVLFGQTHTHAGADLQGLWGGVPREWIDQALVQGAAAAVREAIRASKPAELVMARGYDERYNNYRRPRYRKDASLHEADTTITVLQARADDGSGTLGTLLQYAAHPTAIGTGDYRLADGSVVRVPHPDYPLGAENDLEEVFGGTALYYNGPIADASASGGPGDPNPYRSVKKRGAALAASARAILEANATPLDPVLETRSVEVTLPITNPLFLAIGLGGVFNGYYQFSQLPFQSIPGLDQIPPEVIAQFEDVQNQLPQPTPVARTLLSRVSIGTPDASDAGKNRLEIVTIPGEATNTFGQYIRRLANEDPATVARPKRHTMLLGLTHNSFGYIIPEEEFSYVDPSGEAGFVLPFTGYEEFVSLGPLTAPLLRVQGYNPLFDAAPEQYLPPWLADCQVALDYRACIVGVLQDRLAQVLGGLGAVTGPIRDGLEAVADGCREFGGPDEICGAFDTVADVIGGANPPGGGADGDPALLFAALDAQTRGCDILDTANCLYPFPNDWFTVPAAPGSIQDRPQGTGRRVNLNVLAMPRNSAGKPVDPSEWNRNDGFSPGALITTFVPGLSLEQTFGLPSHQIGLANIGLSQDPDAPILVLEVSEDEAPKRHLVWSELDQNANQLTVAAVPNVGTFPVEGVTDDKGHIQRPLNDGRAALLIRPAKNFSEGKRYVVVLRKLKNAAGQPIPAQPGFQACLRGDSALPPVQQRCEQLEDKVFPVLEAAGIPLDESLYLAWDFTVASTQNQIGRLRHMRDDAFRTLSADPDDEDCTQLTAANLATCAAPKIEITGVIENPQNGIARRIEGTIEVPNYLAPIAPSPLDDPNISRAVNQFCASAPQGEFSSGCRDLRDAVDIAQGLALPNRLFYNPADGTPAPDANNPLDPTGLRYGDGLPDRNGTLTTRFLCQIPAQATPDNPARASLYGHGQLDRGVAITYEGTPDVAREHNYMFCAVDWFGFRTGDAANVLSALVDLSNFPVIPDASQQGMLNFLFLARAMQHPQGFASRPEFQDPDSGRPVFDRREIFYNGNSQGGIFGGVVLAASKDVNRGVLGSLGMNYSTLLTRSKNFDEYAGLLYNSYTDPLDRQLLFSLIQMLWDRSENNGYAAHLIDNSAFGGPANAVKLDPQFGDPQVTMWSADVMARTMGVPFDNRQTLRVETLGPQYLGVNGRRHPDVAPYLGLEPLDYGDPQQTAGSALIVWDTNMAGDYAHIPPITNTPPRTGPDNHDASQKTRFGRCHMAHFLRTGGQLIDILPVQFDGADCPAVPPAAPTTLPEEPGAERVVKLCAPDAIPGIGGQCITVDTLPVIGPVLAGLLLPVDGVTETLADGCRANAGPLAPACAVTDGLAQVIRQGADTPPPGGDVEHASCTDQENLGGNRSYQVTIPSESGETISFQVLEPKTFDCTGKHPLILQGHGFGGSRSQSGFDNYREAGYAVISIDQRGFGDSSGTVRVMDPDHEGRDLVRILDWAEDNLDYLAYRDGNLLVGAIGGSYGGGFQFLLHNVDPKNRLDALAPDITWHDLRYSLNPGDTLKSAFGLLLTVGGEAGSYRPGLENGEDPTRRGLDPYIVEVLARAVATGEFPREALEWFRYHSPSYWCDLNDQPTMPYPLQEWAPLDPNTMLGTLLGDTPGGNRRTGQPPVDVLLSQGFRDNLFNFNEAWWNYQCARVRGGDVRLLTHQSGHILNLGGLTGAPLPPGTPLDVQAPGGSNNCGTLNRGAATLAWFNEKLRGANAAPLDVTDGNRLCLSLSDNDAIFVPEENLLAPRAPQYEATLADEERDGTATYYLRNAGVSNVPQGLLAQTLYNAGQLTPSVAPLLTVSDANGLILAGIAQAEVTVRTPAGVNDALCAAAPSQVPTLRSGCDSIVYLGLGLKKPGAEDWTLIDDQLTPVRGLIPKPHRIELAGVGERLAQGDQLALLVFGHHPQYLVSASRDASIPAVNVAADLKLPLYAVAAG